In the Podospora bellae-mahoneyi strain CBS 112042 chromosome 4, whole genome shotgun sequence genome, one interval contains:
- a CDS encoding hypothetical protein (COG:C; COG:H; EggNog:ENOG503NXRU), with protein sequence MPFIDDGDSKPVGSYPNSGIDVLIVGTGLAGLTAAIECVRKGHNVRVLERNDDINTAGDMYFMGLSATKFFKHWPEMAKEFDEISLHNCWIETFKHDGDQMITPLKVSDRLRDAGLDPDTPPGTFQMRPLVYKMYVRQVEKLGVKIQFGKRVVEYWEDESRGKAGVVTDKGERYEADVVIAADGVGSKSQKLVGGQVRAMKSGRAMWRAAFPIHHVDKNPEVKEFFKMIKGESGEEPIVRTWLGPGTYAMTLTRPDTMIWVMNHDVTGSEKESWNHTIDAQEVLDNMDKGVGPKPWAPMFKELIKLTPPNTIVNFELFWRNPQPKWASPGARVINIGDAAHSFLPASGNGATQAIEDAISLASCLQIGGKENIPQSVRAHVRMRFIRNACAQKLGFSNAELLQDTDWTKVKLDPRVAQPKLPSWVWGHDPEKYAYEVYDRVVESMRRGVPFDEDDSIPPNYPAGYKYEPWSIEDIMEDMKNGKSIELGSGNWD encoded by the exons ATGCCTTTCATCGACGACGGTGATTCCAAGCCCGTGGGCTCGTATCCGAACAGCGGCATCGATGTTCTGATCGTTGGCACCGGCCTTGCGGGCCTCACGGCGGCTATCGAGTGTGTGAGAAAGGGACACAATGTCCGGGTTCTAGAGAGAAATGACGACATCAACACTGCCG GCGACATGTACTTCATGGGCCTGTCAGCGACCAAGTTCTTCAAGCACTGGCCTGAGATGGCCAAGGAGTTTGACGAGATCTCTCTGCATAACTGCTGGATCGAGACTTTTAAGCACGATGGCGACCAGATGATCACACCTCTCAAAGTGTCCGACCGTCTTCGGGATGCAGGTCTGGATCCTGACACACCTCCTGGGACGTTTCAAATGCGCCCCCTTGTGTACAAGATGTACGTCCGCCAGGTCGAGAAGCTAGGCGTCAAAATTCAGTTTGGAAAGCGAGTGGTAGAGTACTGGGAGGATGAGTCTCGAGGCAAGGCTGGCGTGGTCACCGACAAGGGCGAGAGATATGAAGCCGATGTCGTGATTGCTGCAGATGGTGTTGGGTCGAAGAGCCAGAAGCTCGTGGGAGGCCAAGTGCGAGCCATGAAATCAGGCAGGGCCATGTGGCGAGCTGCATTCCCGATACACCATGTCGATAAGAATCCTGAGGTGAAGGAGTTCTTCAAAATGATCAAGGGAGAATCTGGGGAGGAGCCGATTGTGCGAACCTGGCTTGG CCCAGGAACATATGCCATGACCCTCACGCGTCCGGACACCATGATTTGGGTCATGAACCACGATGTTACTGGCTCCGAGAAGGAATCCTGGAACCACACCATCGACGCCCAGGAGGTACTAGACAACATGGACAAGGGCGTCGGGCCAAAGCCATGGGCACCAATGTTCAAGGAGCTGATTAAACTGACacctcccaacaccatcgTTAATTTCGAGCTGTTTTGGAGAAATCCGCAACCCAAGTGGGCATCTCCCGGGGCTCGTGTGATCAACATTGGTGATGCAGCCCATTCCTTTCTCCCCGCGTCTGGAAACGGCGCCACTcaggccattgaagatgcTATCTCGCTGGCCTCCTGCCTTCAGATCGGCGGCAAAGAAAACATCCCGCAGTCTGTCAGAGCTCACGTCCGCATGCGCTTCATCCGGAATGCATGTGCGCAAAAGTTGGGTTTCAGCAACGCCGAGCTGCTGCAGGATACCGACTGGACCAAGGTCAAGCTGGACCCGCGCGTGGCCCAACCCAAGCTCCCCAGCTGGGTCTGGGGACACGATCCCGAGAAGTATGCCTACGAGGTGTACGATCGCGTGGTCGAGAGCATGAGGCGTGGTGTTCCGTTCGACGAGGATGACAGCATCCCACCAAACTACCCGGCGGGGTACAAGTACGAGCCGTGGAGCATCGAAGACATCATGGAGGACATGAAGAACGGCAAGTCGATCGAGCTTGGGTCGGGCAACTGGGACTAG